The Salvelinus namaycush isolate Seneca chromosome 5, SaNama_1.0, whole genome shotgun sequence genome segment GAAAGGGGATGTGGGTGAGAAGGTGATCTTGAGTAGACCACGGTTGTGATTGTGTGCATGCTTGCGCGTGTGGGTGGACTTAAGCTTGTGTGCACTTTTCCTTATGTGCTTTGCATACACATTCGTCAACCCAATGGCATGCCGGATTAGTCATCGAGATAATTATCCCTAACCACAGGTTGACTCACATGTTTGTCAGTGTAGCCTTTTTTAaatttcctctttctctctacatGTTCTGGAAAGGATGgagatactgtatgaaggcctACCATTAAAACCTGcatgccccccccccacacacacacaaacacagtttaTCTACGATGACTCATGCAAACATCTGATAGGCCTATGATGTTTCCACAGAAACCAATATGATGTCCCTAGCAACGGTGCTTGAGTGCCAGACTGTCTGGAGTTTACCCTGTCTCTAGATATCACTGTCCTCCTGGTTTGGAGTTGTCCCTTCAACTGGTGGTGGTGATCGTCTTGTTTCTTTGAAACTTCCTCTGGTTTCTTTTAAGATGATGCAAAAGAGTCCATAATGCTTTGGTCAGATAACTGTGATAGTCAAATTAAGCAGTGAGTGAACTCTGCCTCCCACGTCAGCCAGCATCTGTTTAATTATTTCACGAAGCATCGTGTGTCTCACAGGCCTaccaaacacttttttttttttgtgatgaCGAGGCAAACTTTAACAATCAGGAAGTGGAGTAGAGTttcctgggtcatattcattagggcagtggttcccaaacttgttatagtcccgtaccccttcaaacattcaacctccagctgcgtaccccctctagcaccagggtcagcgcactctcaaatgttgttttttgccgtcattgtaagcctgccacacacacacgctatacgatacatttaataaacataagaatgagtgagtttgtcacaacctggcttgtgggaagtgacagaGCTCTTTATAGGACCGGGGcacaaataatataataattttgctctttatttagccattttacatataaaaccttatttggtCATCAAATTGTGAATGACGCGCCACAGGTTAATgaagaagggtgtgcttgaaaggatgcacataactgcaatgttgtgttttattggagagagtctgtcttaaatcattttccacacagtctgtattatgtagttttcatgctagtgagggctgagaatccaatCCAAACTCCCagggcttatttttcaaattggcatgttttgtttctaaatgtctgcgcaagagtgaatgTTTAATCGTGTTGTGAGAGAGTACTTTTGCGTATActgtataacacactgtggctgaggaagggcactactcccaatataagtgaaccccaaatcaatgtagttctcatcatatttgcgcctctttgatggtccaacgtccctgtctgttcgGTGGTGGAATTGATGCAGCTCCGCtacatcagattcacaactgtcggTGTCCATGCTacctgggctaacaacaaatgtagaattactgatgctagtaTTGGATGTGCtcatggaagcagaacaacttgtcgtcgacaggtgcaggtgtaatACTGCTTGTAATATAGTACTACCATTAGAGCTGGTGGTACGTGTCTATGGACGTGGgccttaattttttttattttttttaccattttcaagcaaacggaatgagcagcagctacgtttggctacatacggcctgttagtggaattcccgcgagagagtgacggttaatgtgattggatgttaattatttgactagactacatgtatttgacattgtgttatttcgctgaacactagatggttttattttgggcagtgaaacgaggctactcaggcgggggggaatataaatggactgtttgaaaatgtgaagagaattttgtaatttttttgtgaatgtgaatcacatttttatttggtatACCCctgtttgggaatacctgcatTAGGGCATACTGTGCTGCATTTTGGTCTTTCGCTCAGTTTCTgacttatttatttaaaaaaatgtatctacTGAATATGACCCTGCTGTGTGTTGGTGTCTCTACCCTAGAACTCATCGGATTACCATCACCAACTTCTGCCTGGGCAAGCACCTGGTGAGTGAGGACGACCTGCTGAAGGACCAGCGAGGAAGTCCAGCCTACATTAGCCCTGACGTACTGAgtggtgaggacacacacacagacacacacagatggcATGTGAAGGGAAAGGAGAAGGAAGTTCTCTATCAGTCTGTCACGAATGCTACTGACTGATGCCAAACACAATCGCATAACAGTTCAATTGAAACTTCCATATCTCCATGCTTACTTTATGTAACAAGAGGATGCAAATCATGTAGGCCTATTGATTTCCAAGGGTAATTCACATGTTATTTTTGTAATGTGGTTTGACTGATAAGCTCCTGTTATATATTTTACTGTTCTGTTGAAAGGAAGGGTCAGCCTCGTTTTTAATCTGGGTCGAGCTGGGAATCTGCGAGTCAGTCAGGAGGTTTGTGTAATGTTTGGCAGTCCACTGTTGTTGGTTTTTCCGGTTATTAGGCAACACAGCCTATTTTGCAAACTTGGAACATTTAGTGAAGGCTGAAAATATCAaggcattttttttatttgatttattgacTTGATCATCTCAGTTGCATGATGTTCTCTCGTGATAAGCCATGTATTGGGGTATGTGGTGTTGATTTGTTTGGTTTTATTGCAAACATGTTACTGTGCTACATTTTGCTATTAGTTTAATCGCTTGCTGCAGAGACGGCACACAATATTCCGTCACTCAGTAGTTTGTGCACGAACTTCATGCGTACACTGAGGTTCTAACCATTTGAAAAGTTATTCTCAGCCCTACGGTCTAGACACGATTGGCGGGAAATGTGTGAAAAGAGCAGATTTGGCTGGTGTTtgcttcccctctctccattAAAACACAGAACCTAGGCATATATGAGCGGAACATTGACAAGTTGAAAGCAGAGCAATGAAACTGACCTCCAGTGAGTCACACTGATGACTCACCGAGAGGGGAAACTACTCCCAACCCCTccccccctgtgtgtgtgtgtgtgtgtcaactgcATTACCATTATTGCCCCATGGGCGGAGGGAGGGAAGCAACTGCCGCCACCTCTTTATAACAACACTTGCCTCTGGTTTTAAAGCAGAGCACCATGCTAATTGCTCCTCCCTTACCATCACTGGCTTCTGACTCATCATGCCTTTACTGTTTTCATAGGTTTAAGAATAAATGAGGTACGGTATTGCCAGATGTGGTTGGGAATTTCTTGGAAAGATGAGCCGAGATCTGCAGTTGGAGAGTGATAGTCACATTGTCTTCTGTTTGTGTTCCATTGGTTAATCATTTGTTTTGTGGTTGATAATGAGTTTCTGGGTATTATGTATGGTTGTAGAGGAGGACCGTGGGTTGAGGAGTAACAGCAAACGATGTTTGTGGTTGAATTAAGATTCGAGAGTGTGATTGTACTGGTGCATGTACGTACATGCACCATACTGTTAAATGATATGTAAGCCTATatgcaaaacatgtttttaaGGAAGCGTCATTTTCTCAGTTGCAAAAAGTCGAacattaaccaggtttccatccaaactTTTTATGCGAGTACATGTCAGATACAAAATGTCataacaggcctgatggaaacggTAAACTTTCAAaatgtcaacatgtttttttggtcaactttccaaatgtcggCAAAACAAAAAATTCTCGTTTTTTTTCAAACATTTTTTGTCAAGAAAATTAATTATGTGTGAAATGCTGGTTGAAATGCTTTTATGCTCATTAATATAATAACGTATCGATAACTTGGGCGAAGACGTGTGGTTCTCCCACTGACTTCCCACAATGAccgcatgcagtttattaggctacagatgagaTAAATGATTAACTTCACAGGATGGTGAAAGTGCAtaatgatgagcttgatgctcctttccaataaatatcaagtGTCTTATTCTCGTGTCAATATtgtcgatgcttggctgccgtttgacaaataaaaactcACGCTATTTTTTTGTTGTCCAGAACAATAATCTCATGTAGGCTGTCGCCAATTGTATAGAGACCTAGCTCGTGAAACATTTTAAATTAATCTATTAATGTTTCTTTTGCAGGCCGGCCATACCACGGTAAGCCCAGTGACATGTGGGCCCTTGGCGTGGTGCTGTTCACCATGCTCTACGGCCAGTTCCCCTTCTACGACAGCATACCTCAAGAGCTATTCCGCAAGATCAAGGCTGCAGAGTACTCCATCCCAGAGTAGGTCAacatacaaccccccccccccccccccccccaaccaatACAGTACCACACATCCCATACAAAACCACACAAGCATTATTGCTCCATGCACCCCCATACAGAGTTGCGTGCCACATGTCGTACGACACCTTCCATCCCATACAGCGCCACACAGGCATTTTTCAAGGCCCTTTTTATACTGCGTTGGTGTGAATTGGAAGTCGCTACAATGATGCTTATCATGACAGTTGGTCTACTCAAGGACTTTGGCAGACTTGCCCAGTAGTTCTGAACTAATAGTAATATATggcatttagcagatgcttttatccaaagtgacttagtcatgcatgcatacattttacgtacagGTGGTCCTGGGAAATccaacccactatcctggcgttgcaaacGCTACGCTATACCAACTaggctacagaggaccatgctcttgTTGGTTCCTCCTTGTATTATTCAACAGTTTCTCCTTCTGGTACTGAAGGCCATAAATATAACccttccccctttctctttcctccctctcccctcaggGACGGGCGTGTGTCAGAGAACACTGTGTGTCTTATACGGAAGCTGCTGGTGCTAGACCCCCAGCAGAGGCTGACCGCTGCTGAGGTCCTGGAGTCTCTCAGCGGCATTATTGCCTCATGGTGAGTCCCGCCCCCTGGTGGACAGGGAGAGAACTGTAAATATTGGCAGTAGTGGTTTATGGTTGAAAAAGTGCTTAACAATATATTCACATCTGGTGTAAGAGTATCATCTATAATGCCATCAAGATGTTGAACTTGGTGCAACATAGCGTAATAGGTTAATTTAAACGCTGCACAATAGAATCATCAGTCAACCCTTGCTGTGTCGATAAActctattttgtgtgtgtgctttgtaGGCAGTCAGTATCCTCTTTGACCGGACCTCTTCAGGTTGTACCGGACATCGATGACCAGATCAGCCACCCAGAGCATCTCCAGGAGGTGAGATCCCTGTGGTCAACAACCCCTTGACCCTCCTTCAGCCTTTAGCATTAGCGCATGGCTAATCCTCAGAACTTCAGCTCACCCAAAGCCTTCTGGGGAACAGAGCCAAATGCTCCTCCCTTACTGACTGGTGCCTTGGTGTTTGTTCTCACTGCGCCACCATGAGGCAAGCACTTTCATTACATTTGAATCCAATCTTTTTCAACCGAAAGGTGTTGTAAGAAATACAAAATGGGTACAAGTATGGCTTGACAAACGTTCTCAGTCATAAAGCTGTATTTTCAAATcacaatcaaattttatttgtcagatgccccgaatacaacaggtgtagaccttacagtgaaatgcttgcaagccctaaccaacaatgcagtaaaaaaaatatatattcataaataaaagtaacaaataattaaaagtGCAGTagaaaaataacaatagcgaggctatatacagttggcaccggtgcagagtcaatgtgcgggggcaccggttagtcgaggtaatatgtacatgtaggtagagttaattaaagtgactatgcatagataataacagagtagcagcagtgtaaaagagggggggcggcaatgcaaatagtctgggtaaccattttattagatgttcaggagtcttatggcttgggggtagatgtttagaagcctcttggacctagacttggtgctctggtactgcttaacaagcagtagcagagagaacagtctatgactagggtggctggagtctttgataatttttagcgtcttcctctgacaccgcctggtatagaggtcctggatggcaggaagcttggccccagtgacgtactgggccgtacgcacagccctctgtagtgccttgcggtcagaggctgagcagttgccataccaggcagtgatgcaaccagtaaggatgctctcgatggtgcagctgtagaaccttttgaggatctgagcaacgatgccaaatctttttagtctcctgaggggaaacaggttttgttgtgccctcttcataactgtattggtgtgcttggaccatgttagtttgttggtgacatggacaccaaggaactggaagctctcaacctgctccactacagccccgtcgatgagaatggtggcGTAAGTTAAAGAGCTCTGATTTGACAAGGATGCTGATCTCTTGATCATTAACCAGGCTCTCTAACTTGTGTTCATTGTGTAACAGTATCTCTGTGTAACAGCAGGGTCATGTTCAGtgggcaccaaacagaagaaaactaaCAAACTGGGAAAGGACTACCTGGACTTGGTAGACCTGGTCCAATAAACACaaatttttgttttctgttgcaaaatgtttaagACATTTTCCATGATGTCCTCTAATGCAGAGGTTTTCAAACCtttcctcagggacccccagccgttccatGTGTTTGAGCTATACCAGATCTagtacacctgattcaactaatcaataACAAAATTGTAAAAGGTCTGGGGGTCACTGAGGAGAGTTTTGAAAACCACTGCCCTGATGAACACGACCCAGTGTGTAACTAACTGATAAgcatctgtctctctatcccagGTGAAAATGACGGAGGAGTCGTCGCAGTACGAGTTTGAGAACTACATGCGCCAGCAGCTGCTGCTGGCCGAGGAGAAGAACACTATTCACGAGGCCAAGGCCAGTTTCCTCGCCAAACGCCAGTTCAGCGCCATCCCGCCCGTGCGGCGCCTGGGCCACGATGCCACACCCGTCAGCCCTCTGGACGCAGCCATCCTGGCCCAGCGCTTCCTGCGGAAGTAGCCCCTTCACCCATCACCTTGCCCTCTGGGGGACAAGTGGGTTGGGGAACACAAGGGTTGTGTCGGGAAGGTACCCTGAAACTGAGAATATCTATGGGAGCTTAGCCCAACCCTCCCTTGGGTAGAGGGGTCCCTAGCTGTAGGGAGTTAGGTAGGTGGAGTGGGAACAgacatggggggaggggggggcagaACTGATCACTCACCTGACAACCTCTCATAGTTTTCACACTTCAAGTCTGGGTGTCGGTGGTGTGCACAGCAATGGCTTAGATGGAGAATCTGAAGATCTCAACCAAAGGCTCccactgaacccccccccccccccccccacctcagcCAGCCAGCTATGGGCACATATGGACTCAGCCAGCCAGCTATGGGCACATATGGACTCAGCCAGCCAGCTATGGGCACATATGGACTCAGCCAGCCAGCTATGGGCACATATGGACTCAGCCAGCCAGCTATGGGCACATATGGACTCAGCCAGCCAGCTATGGGCACATATGGACTCGTACCGGCCAGGGGGATACcagacacgcatgtgtgtgtttggacaTGAAAAGCCCCCCCCTCCCATTTGTTTCCCTCTGCTGAGACCTGGGCATTGCCCTCCTACCTACCCCCATTTATTCTTGAAAACCCTGAGCAATACAGGGCCAGAAGAACCATGTAGCAACCTTCCTCTAACCTCCCCCTCAACTCTCCAAACTGAGATCACTTGATCATGGACGTAATTCACTCTCTTTAGTTTCCTCATAACCAAAATGATCTGGACTAGTCCCGTCTCTAAACTGACGACTTCAAATCTACCTCTCTCAatctttattatttttttttttgtgtgtgcattTTACACCATGTCCACCATTCTCGGAAAACAAGGAATTGTCGGGGTAGTGTTGTCACCGTAGACAGAAAGCATTACTATGTTTTGGTGCATAAAGGTTTGGAATGTGGAATATGAATAAGCTTTTTTCCTTATGACTAATAAGTAGCATTCTACACTTCTATCTATTCTACATTGAAAATGCTAACTATCAAAGGGTGGCCAAAATCGCCTACTTCTGTCTTTAAGTCTAGCAGATTGCATTGTTTTCTTGCTTTTGCTCTCACCCCCTGTGGAACCATTTTTTTGCATTTAGGTGTCAAGTACCTGGAAGAGCTGGATGGGGCGACGTTTCATGTTGATCCTCTCTCGTTATTGCTGTTCTAATTGGCATCTTTGATTAATAATCACGACGTGGACACTATCATTTTTTGGGGGTGAGAAATCATGGCGAGTCTTAACTGATTGTTAGCCAAGGAAATGATACCTCCCCCACGTTCACCACTGAACAACTTCCAGGTATTCAACTTCCCATTTATCCTGTGACATCATCATTGTGAGACAGGTATTGGGCATGAATGTGAATGAATGGTAATGCCATGCCAGTGATTGTCAGTGTGTAGATAAGTGTGATTTGGGCCAGGGGTGTATTAGACAAAGCCAGGGCCTTTTCAGTGGTAGGTGCAGACTAGAGCCACGTTATTTAAGCCCAGTAAGTCAGTGCAGACCCTTAAACTAGCCATCCTTCCCAATCTGTTTATCTTGCCTGCCTCAGTTGCTTGCACACACTGAGAACATACAGGCTTTTCTAAGACTGGCTGGACTGAATGTGTCCGCTATGAAAGATGGGCATCCCTCATTTTGCCCCTGTCTTAGTCGTGAATGCTCTAGTGCGTAGCAAAGTTTAAAAATCAAACAAAACCGCGATGATCATAGCTCTCAAGCCCGTTTAGCTGTTGTAAGTTATATTGTAGTAGCTGATCATGAAAGACTTACTATAATGTTGATAGTGATAATTGAATAGTGTAATATTTCATAGAGAAACTCAACAATGAGGTTGTCTCAGTCGCGTTACGCACATTCTTAAGCTTCCCTCTGCTGGCGGTGCCGTAGTGGTGCCAAACGTGATCAATCCAATCATTCTGCACAGAGGCTAACGGCTGTTTCGTCTAAAGTGCACTAGTGTCctggaaatacgatgacattgctaaagtaggcaAGTAGGAAAAATGTTTGCCATTATGTCGGCAAATTTACTTTAGACAGATGGCAATGTTGTCATTTGTTAGCAAAGTTTgtcaaaaatagctagcaatgctgCTAAGCTACTAACTCGTGAACAATATTAGTCATCTGTTCACATAAGCTTGCCCATCTTTATGGGTATTCGCGTTGCTTAGACCTTCACTCTATTTATAACCAAACTGATCACATGGGTAGAAACTTGAGTCAGTTTCGTCCTATTTCATTGTATATTGTCTTTTTCCTCAATTTCATTtatgtttattttgttatttattCACTGTCCATTTTCAGGCATCAAATCTATTTTCCATTTTAGCTTTAAGCAAGAAGTTTTCTGGTTCCATTTGTTTCTCCAAACTTGAGCCGCCATTGCAGTTTTTCCTCTCCCAGCCCATCTTCATTAAAGATCTCTTTTTATAATTGTTTACCATTGCCACACACTCGTGGTCGATTTAAGCTACACTAATAATGAAACTGACTCTGCATAGTTCTATTTTTTACACAAATAATCGTGCATTATGAGGATTTATGGTAGTGATCTGTTTATTACCCGAATCCCAGTTCTGTTTGTGCAGTTCTGCCAACTCCTGTTGCCTTGACAATGactagcacaaacagatctgggaccatgcCAACTGTTTATCGCCCCATACCAGACTTTTGGTCAGTATGTAAATATGAAACCATCATTACAGCGACAACACCAGTAGAGCTTCCATCTAGTGGAACGATACCAGCTCTGATCAGGGGTACGTTTCAGTAAGGTGAAATGTTGCAGATAGGAATGTGTTGAATAGAACTGACATGATTCCAAATTCAACATGACAGGAAATCATATCTTCATCTGAACGTTTTGTAACATTGCACACTCCTGAACAACCCCGCTTTAACACAAATTCTATATAGACATGCATTAGAGGCAATGCTAGCCACCACATttgggaaaataaaaaataaataaatgtaatgaGATTTTGAGATGTTAGCTTTTTTCCCATCTCAATGTGAATTTCTGGGTATAAAAGCAGTattgtagttgatagtgtgtcaGTAGTTCAtgagaaaagggtattttgtgAATACCACAGCCCTTGCTGAAGTTGAAGGCAAATTTGTGATCCCGTCGTACTTGAGGGTGACCATAACCCACTATTGGATATAAATATTTAGGTTTATTAGGTATCTGTAGCATTATCAAGATAGTGTTCACATTTGGCTGTTAGAATTGTCCCATTTGTCTATGAAAGTTGTCCCCTTCATATAAGTTTTGTGGACTGAAATCACCATACGAAGCATGATGTTGAGCTCTTTGTAAAATGTGATTTTGCatgatttttcttttttttttaaacttgcgGTGGTCCCACAATTATAATTGCCTGAAATCAACCAACCAGGAAGAATTGGGAATTTGAGTCTTACAGAAAAACCTAATGTTTTTCATAATACAACCGATTTTCATTTAATGAACATTCAACTTAAGTTTTCATTTTTACTATAATTCAAAAATATGGGAAATGTCTGTCAGTTTAACGATGTATTTGATTTGCTGAGTATTTCAACTGGAAAATAGATGATGGTGTATGATGTGGTGGTAAAAAAATGGTTGAAAACCAGCAGGATTTGTTGTAAGCTGCTTTGTTGGATATGGGCATCTAATACAAAAACCTGGCTAATTGTACAGAGATGAGAAAAAAAAGTTTGTATAAAAGACATATTTTTGTACTTCATCAAATCTCTACATGCATGTCAGCAATAAACTTTGATATGGAAAAGTACACTATTCctaccattttttttatttcatgtgAAACTTTGAATGTTGACAATACTTCCTGTCATTGCCAGTAGGTGGAGTACTTTCTCAAAGAATAGAAATGCATTTGCTCTATGTATAACCAAGAACACCAGATATTGTGTAGTAATGATGATAATGACCCCAAGTGTTGAATCCTAAATCGTCAATGAAACCCTATGTATTCAGTTCACCAAATGGAAAGGAATGGTTATCTTCCTATAGTTATTACTCTTCAGTCTCTCATGCCGTTACAGAATGTGTATCGACTCCCtgcagagaggtgtgtgtgtgtgaaatactCCATTGAAACAGTGTCTTTTCTCTCTGAGGGAGTTTTGGACCATGGGCCAACGTAGATTTGCTCCAACAGGAAGGCCCCTGCTGGTCCCCCTGCACCGCGGTCATGTGCCCCTACTCCGCTGCCTCACCTCAGCCCTTTAAACACACATCCTTGTGGGGATTAGTTTCTTTACACTTCTTTGCATCTGCTAACGCACACAAGCTCCTGATCAGTCCTGTAACATGGATTCTGGTGAGATAATTTAGAGTTATGGATGggcctttttattttattttttatcttattCATAGTGGCGGCTGAGCTGGTCTCTGGGATAGTGCGCAAGCTGTGGCTGAAGACTCCAGTGACAAAAGATTGTTACTACCTTATGTCCCCACGAGATGAAGAGGACTAAAGTAAATTATTAATACACTGATTGGATAGCTTATGTTTTTCAGTTCCTGTCTGTACAAGAACTCCGCCGTGATGCTGCTTTGCTTTCAACTTGCTCTGACGTCAGATGGATTTGAAACCGAGGTCACCTAAACTCCTGCCAAACGGCGCATCACTCAGTGACCTAGCAGTCTCTCAGCAACGGCACAAATGTATGTGTGGACGGACGAGGGGTTTGACACGCTACAGAGCCTTGCCCATCCCTCAGAGACCCCTACAACTAGAGTATGTCATGGTTGGCTGGGCCTTGGCCACTGAAGGCTTGGCTGTACCCCACCCCTTCATCCTTAGCTGGGGGAGAAGAGTGGTCTCCACGAGGGTCGGCTCAATAGCTCCGAGCCTCCAACCATATTAATAGAATTACTAGAATGGTCGTCCCCGTTCAAGCGGACATTCTGAGGGTGCAGCCAAATTTGTTGTATGAAGATCTTTTATCCCTCCATTCTAGTAATTCAATTGTAATGTTTCGCTATGCAGATTTTCAAttgaagtgtgtgtgcgtgtgtgtgtttcagctgtGTATCCTGTATCCAACGTCAACAAAGAGTATCTCATTTTGTGGAGTCTTAAAGATGCCACAACTGATCATGTTGAAGTCTATTGTAAACACTTCAGTGTCCAAGGTTGGAAATAAACAGTCAAGTAGTTTAGATTAGAATTATTGACTTATTGATTATGGCACACCATTAAATGAAaacaagcgtttcttattggagaAATTCAGGTAGTCCCAACCTGTTTCAGGACATTTTCTTCCTGTGTGTCACCCACTCATCTCATAGTCAGTGTTTTGATGACGTTCCTCTGAGCATCTACTTTGTTGCGGAGGGTCTGTTGCTCTTCGAGGCATCTCTTCTTCGCTCAGGATGTGCATAAGGTTTCCATGTGAGCGTCCAGGGAAAACACTTGGAGAAAAGATTCCTGCCCTTCAGTTGTTGTTCAAACAACTATCCCTCTAGTTTGATATTTTTCTGTCATTTTTTTGTTGTCCCACGCTCTAGTAAATACAGGAAATGAACCCAAAGATCTAAGACTGGATTAAGATGCAAAAAACTGAAGGATTCATTGACCACAGGGGAGTTTAGTTGTACAGTCACTGCTGTGACTGAGTGACTATGTACGCATTTGTTTTCATTTGTTTAGTGATGCAGTTTATAGCCACAGAATGACAACTTCCTGTTGATTTAATCAGACTTAGATGGATGGACACAGAACAAGTCATCACTGCTGAAGTTGATACCACTAATGGAGTTCTGAATTCCACATTAAATAGGACCTGTAAATCCAGCTGGGTCTCTCATCCAAACCACACGGGCTTGTTTCTGTCCCCACATTAAAGGGGACAGACAAATCCAACAATGGTTACTGACTTTCTACACATTTGTAAAGCTGGTGCCAGCTAAAATAAATACTTTGTGGCATTGGAGTCAGTTATGGGATGTAGACATGGGGAGTGTCCAATCTAAAATGAATTAAGACAACTGCATAGGCCAGTGTTCACCACACATCACTGCTCTCAGTGAAAGACTTGTTCCGCACAAGACAAGTAGGAGTGGAAACATTTTGACATGTAAAAGTGTGTTTCATTGCCCGGCTTCCcaaactccttgctccggccaCACCACGCTAGTTCcttctccgcaatgagtctggatctgagtacctccccaaCGATTTCTAGAATGCAAACACAACATTTTAACTATTCTGTTTGATCCCAGAAACCAATGGGTTCGGACAGAACATACGTGGGTAAAGCAGCGTTTTGAAAATTCaccattggctttgatactctgattggttagagatgatccaatcgctgatgactttgttttgtacaacagccCTCATTTTGATgtcaccacaaacgacttcaacAATGACAGTATCAGAATGAAGTGTGTAGCAAACAGAGCAGAggaagaattcagtttgagtcgtcaggcaatGGTTTTGAAGGTGAATTCCTAGGATTTTACATGGTCGGTATCTAGAG includes the following:
- the LOC120048319 gene encoding serine/threonine-protein kinase 40-like, which gives rise to MSKRRSLERGAGETSGRASKLLCPGIAGSNAKRAGPFVLGPRLGNSPVPSIVQCLARKDGTDDFYQLKILTLEERADAAGETQEERQGKMLLHTEYSLLSLLHNQDGVVHHHGLFQDRAYEIVEDPEANNGKVRRLKKRICLVLDCLCAHDFSDKTADLINLQHYVIKEKRLSEREAIVIFYDVVRVVEALHKKNIVHRDLKLGNMVLNKRTHRITITNFCLGKHLVSEDDLLKDQRGSPAYISPDVLSGRPYHGKPSDMWALGVVLFTMLYGQFPFYDSIPQELFRKIKAAEYSIPEDGRVSENTVCLIRKLLVLDPQQRLTAAEVLESLSGIIASWQSVSSLTGPLQVVPDIDDQISHPEHLQEVKMTEESSQYEFENYMRQQLLLAEEKNTIHEAKASFLAKRQFSAIPPVRRLGHDATPVSPLDAAILAQRFLRK